Genomic segment of Notolabrus celidotus isolate fNotCel1 chromosome 1, fNotCel1.pri, whole genome shotgun sequence:
ATTGCAATAATCAATACGGGAAGTGACGAATGAGTGAACCAGGATTTCGGTGCTGGATTGGGACAGTGATGGGcggagtctggagatgttgcagaggtggaagaatgcagtccgggtgatgttttgaatgtgaGGTGCGAATGAGAGGGTGCTGTCCAGAATGACGCTGAGGCTCTTGACTTGGGGTGAGAAGGGTACAGGGAATCCGTCGATGATGATGGGTGGGGCTGGGatgtgttgggatttggtgagGGTGGATTTGGAGCCGATGAGCAGGGCCTCGGTTTTATTCCCATTGAGTTTTAGGAAGTTCCTGCTCATCCAGCTCCGGATGTCTGCAAGGCAGGTGATGAGGGAGGTGGGAGGAATGGCAGCAGTGGGTTTGGAGGAGATGTAGACctgagtgtcatcagcgtagcagtgAAAATGGACCCCATGGTGACGGAGGAGTGTGCCCAGGGGGAGGAGGTAAATGATGAAAAGGAGTGGACCCAAAACTGACCCTTGGGGGACACCCAGTGAAACACCCGAACACCCAGACTTGTGGTTCCTTAACTGCACGAATCGTTGGCGGTCGGTGAGGTATGATGTGAACCAGGAATGTGCAGCACCAGTGATCCCAATGCCAGCCAGGCGGTCCAGGAGCAGTGGGTGGGAGATGGTGTCGAATGCTGCGCTGAGGTCGAGGAGGATGAGAATGGTGAGTAGTCCGGAGTCAGCTGCACggaggaggtcgttggtgatgCATTGATGCAGTAATTTGTGCAGAAGCCCACACCAAGTAATGAGAGTACAAATGAACACACTTTCAGAAGTTGagcatttctgtattttaaatccttttctttattgattttggaaaatattttaaaaatttgaGATACTGGATTTCTGTAAtcagcaaaatgaaaacatacaaaaaaggcCTGAAATAGTTCCCTTAACATGCAATGTATATAAGACAAAGTTACCTTTTTGaattaaattatgaaaaaagaaaaactttttcACAACATCAACATTGTAGGTGCTGTACCTACATGTGTTGCCTTTGTATCTGCTAAAAGTCTCATTATATTtggttttattattaatatgatGGACTTGAGTTGGCTTGACTCAGGTTAATGACCGTGCATCAACCCAATACAATCTTCAGCGAACAAAACAAGCTTTATCAGATGGATTGTCCTGTAGAGCAATATTCATCCACTCAACTGGGCAGATGAGTTACTCCCACCGGGAGATCATTGTCACATTATTTTGTAGCCATAAAGTCCAAGAAGTTAATGATAACCAGTCTGAAGTACTTAACAGAGTGCTGTGCAGTCTGGACATACACACTTTACAGTCTAAGACAGTCAGGACATAATGGAAACGTTGCTGCAACAGTTggtaggttgtttttttttctagcaAATCTctttattaacatttatttttcctgtatTGACCATGCATTAAGTGTTGGAAACATCAAACCTCAGTTAGCAGaagaaaattttaaaaaatagaaaatctgGTTTTTGAAGCAAGCAGGTTGTTTTTCAGTTCAACTCAGTGACTCAGCTAAAACAAAGCTTTTAGCCAGGTCATTGCAGTCAGTCGGTTGGTTCCtgagttatttttaaaactggtcagtcaatacaaataataataccccttcaaacacattattttagatttttgcattattttaattaaGATATCCAGAGCGATACTGATGGGAGAAAATCTTAACCTGTCAATTAAGATTTAGTGCGACAGCTTCTTCCACAGTTTTCTTCTCAGTACTGTCGGAAGACATCATGACTTAAATATGATATAGGTTTTATGTATGGAGGTCCAGAACAGCCATGTTTGTTAATAtcttgagatcagctgataatTGTTTTGTTATCTCAGGTGATAGAGAGATAATCAACCGTTATCAGAGGAGACTCACTATATTTATCAAAAAACAGAAGCCATACCAGCATACATAGACAGCATCTCTTCAACTGTTAATTCTATTTTTAGCTTAAAATCAAGAAGTACCTGGTATTATTCTGTAACATCTTTTAATCAAACTCCATCAAAGCCTGTTCTATTTAATAACCTGGTTGTCATAGCATTGGTATTAAATGCTGAGATCAAGTTTGATAATATGAATTAGATACTGTTTTTTTAGTTTCctataattaaaaacaaagattcctgtaaaaaaagaaagcaaaaaacaaaaacaaacgagTGCTTATTGCTGCAAGAAATATGTCTGTTGTTTTCTAGAGATAACGATAAAATCATTTGGTTAAAgctagagaaaaaaaaacttgtgatggtttaaagaaaaaaattgcaACCAGCCACTCTCTGCTTCTTTATAGATGATATTGATCAGTTATGATTAGAAATCAGCCATTAAAATATCCATTAAAAAttattttgattgattttaagcAAGACAATTTATAGGTATCAACATCAGTCCTACTTCTATGATCATTATTATAACTGTGAATGTGAATCTAAGAGCCGCTTGGCTCTGACTGCTTCAACACTACCAGTCCTCCTTATTTCATCATAATCATAGTTGATGTTGATCAGACTGATCCACTGATCATCATGCTTTGCTGTTCCTGCTAATAACACACATACGCTTACCCTTATTAATGGCTTTGTAGCCATACATCTgtgttatctgttgttgttgtttgcagtCTGGCTTCTGCCGTTGCAGGGTTTTTTCTTGCAACTCTTACTGTTGCTAAATGTTGCAGAGTGCTTTGCTCATACTGAGCTAATGTTGGGTCATTGTAAGGAATGTAACAAAGAGTATGGTCTGGACCTGCATGTGTGTAATGTCTTGAGACAAAAAGTGTTCTAAAATTGTGTGAtacaaataattattattacaaagCATTATTAATAGTGTTATCTTTATATTTAAGTACTATAAGAACTGAAATGCATGTGTCATTTTCAAAGATAATTTGATGTCTTAAAATTATACTTTTTTCACAAAATATATCAGCCCCTGTGTAGTGTGTCATTATGTGTTTGGTCATTGTTTCCCGTGTGTATTTATAATTATGAATATATACGCATTAACATACTTGTTTGAATGTCTAGTTGgtctttttgtttgctgttgtgtttataAAATTATTACCATAGCTGAGACATAAAAAAAGCAGAGCAACATTAATGTATGGGTTTATGTCCAACAAAGCTAAACTGTCTATAGATAATGTTCTGCTGCTGGTGAAAAAACAGAATGTAATTGTATTGTTTCTGCCCATATCTGTGTAAaagtttcagtttagttttgtaATTCAAcaattcatgtttgttttagcATTAtaaaagctcctgtaaggagtttttagctgatcatgaaacagactgaaatgatgatTGATGCATCTATATgaactacaaaagcaaacaagatcatcagctTAAAGATTTGACTGTTTCAatagttagttagtttaatgTCTAAAAACCCTGCTGCagtgtaggtgtcagacaaagtgattaacttgcacacatacagaaaaaaattaGTCAAATGTTATAAGATGCTGCTTTTTACACAGGGGAAACAAAATCCACACTAACTGAGAGTTCCTTATATTTATAATTTGCCCAAAACTTTGCAGgtctttgacttttaaaaaacactttacttgagttTTTGGATGATCATGTTCTTCTTTTAATGTTACATTTCTTTTAACTATCTTTGTTACATGCATTAAAATACTTTGTTTGCGAAATCTATTGGTTGACCCAGATAGTGATAGTTTAATAATATGAAGCAGTGCTATCATTAGCAGCCCACAAACCCCCGAAATAGGATTACAAAAAGAAGACAGCATTCATTAAGGAACCAAGTGGTCACATTCATAAGATTAACAGAATGAATAAACATTCAGGGTCCTCCTACAGCGTTGCATGCTCAGGCCCAAATAAAAACCTGTCCCCGAAGAGATACtgaatgtgacttttttttatttggcctaTCACTACTGAGTCCCCTCTCTACTCTTCCCTCTGTCTTGTAGACCCGCGGTGATGCTCTGCTCCTCATCATTATTTTGGGAGTTAGTGGAAGCTTTCAACAAGGCTACCAAACCACTGAACTGAGTTCTCCATCACCGGTAAATCACGTCATTGGCAGCATTTATTTTCGTACTGCTCCTCCTCAAACTATTGCACCTCCAGTTTCTTGCAGCTGGAGAGATGTTGTCTGTCTGAGCGAGAAAAGCAAGAGCATCATTGTCAAATTCCATGTTGATTTCTCAAAGCTCAAAACTTTCTTTAAAACCTCCCCTGCAGTACATACAGCGCTTCATCAACAGCACCTTGTATGAAAGACATGGAGAGATTCCGTCTCCAAAGACAGTCACCATGATCTGGTCCCTTATTGTTTCTCTGTATGCGCTTGGAGGACTTTGTGGTGCTATCAGTGTCAAATATATTACAGGCACACTGGGAAGGTGAGAAAGAGACATTATGTGCATTTTGTCTAAAGGCCTGTAAAGAATTTAAATGGCATGTGTTCCCTCGTCAGAAAAAGGGCAATgatctgcagcagctgtgttgGACTTGTTGCAGCAGCATTCGTGCTGTCAAGTAAATATGCCAAATCATTTGAAATGATTATCGTGGCACGGATTGTGTACGGCTTCACTGCAGGTGAGACACCTTCTGTGAAAAGCATAAAACACTGtgctttaaccctttgtgtttTTCACCTGACTGAGTAACCTCTCCTCTTGACTTGCAGGTTTGTCAACCAGCACCCATTCAATGTACCTGGGAGAGATTTCACCCAGGAAGTTAAGAGGCATAGTGACTCTGTCCTACTCCACCTTCCAGTCACTTGGAAAACTGTCAGGGCAGTTATTTGGACTCAGGTATGCTTCTGATGTCAAATTTCTGCATTACAGAACAGTTTGAGTTGTTTCGAAAGACTTCCTTTAATGAATGAGGAGAAAgtctcctttaaaaaaagaaaaaaagagtttcaAGAAGAGGAAGGTGCAGTGTTGAGAAGGACTTTAAGGCTTTGCTAGTAAAAAGAGCTTCCGCTTAATACTCAGAAGTCATAGAAAATGCATTGTTGTTTgggtaaaaaaatgttttcacaaaGCTGTAACAACACTTGGCATCCATTTTCAGTGAGATCCTTGGTCGTGAGGAGCTGTGGaacttcctcctctgtgtccccACATTTTTCTCAGTGATTCAGATTGTAGTCCTGCCTTTTCTTCCTGAATCTCCAAGATACTTATTCATAGAGAAAGGTGAAGATGAGGCTTGCAAAAAAGGTTGGTAAATTTCCTCATATTCATGCACTACCGATGCAGCACGAAATGTGATGATTATCCCCCAAAACAAAGTAGAAAACAGTAGACTGGCTCCTTGTTTAATCTGTTTCAGTGTATATACAGTCATGCTTTGGTGACCTGTGATTCACAAGAACCAGCTTAATCAGTCTAGATAAAGACCATGTGCTGTAAAGTATCTTTACAGTATTCAGAACATCTGACTCTGATGGAGTGACACGTGTAGTTAAAAGTTAAAGTGACATTGTCTGCTTTACCACTCATGGAATTCGTCTTGTCCAATGAGATCAATTGGTCGTTACTCACCTTTGTAAAATCAAGCAATAACACACTGTAAACAACTGCATGTGCCGTTGTACAAAGTTTGCACGCTGTGATTGTCCCCACAAAACATGCAACCTTTTGCCTATGACCAAATCACAGCCATGCTGGTATTCAGTACAACAGCACCATCTTCAGTGCaatattgtttttgtaaagGTCTATTATTTTAGCAAAATGCAAAAAGTAGTGACagtttataattataataagaagtattattattattattattattattattattattattattactattattattattattataattgtcgAAGTTGCACATATTTGATTTTCACTACTGACACGCTATTCTTATTTTGTAAATTGGTATACATCTTTCGAATGTATGTTCATGTTGCAATCAGtcaaataagaagaaaaaacagcacaaagtAAGTTACAGATCTGTTGACAGCTGCTTAAGCAAGACTGTGTGGGTCAGCTTTATTAGTAATGATAAAGTGACATGACACCTAAATGTGAACTTTTACGCATAGTTATTAGTCCAGTGATGTTGTATAGTATGTCAGCATTTAAATGTGAGTAAAGCGCCACATTTCTTGGCTCTATGTGTCTCTATCTCTGATCTTCCTTACCCCAGCTCTGCAGCGTCTGTGGGGTAAAGGTGACTATAAAATGGAAATGGAAGAGATGTTGGCGGAGCAGGCCGCCATCAATGCAGCAAAACCAAAAACCCCTCTGCAGCTCCTGAAGGATCGCTCTGTCCGATGGCAACTTATCACCATGGTCACCATCTACGTCTGCAACCTGATGTCAGGCATGACTGCCGTAAGGAGAAGATTAGGTTAATTTTAGCTTTCAAAGAGCAATGAGTACATATCTTAGattctaatatttttttctgttctttccaGGTTAGTGTCTTCTCTTTCGACATCTTCCTGCAGGCAGGTATACCAAAAGACATGATCCGCTACGTCACCTTGGGTCTTGGACTGACTGAAATCTTAACCTTCGTATCCTGTGTGAGTAATTCTCTTGGCTGAGCCGTAAACCTTTGCTTCTGTTTGAGTCCTGGGCTATGTGGAGAGCGATTTGGGGAGGTCTTTTAGTTGCTTTTTGTCTGTCAGCAGAGGTTTGAATGTTTGCACTACCAACAGTTTATTGTTTGAGATATGTTCGCCACCAAGAACACACAGAGGTTTAGAAAAAACTCTAAATGACTAGTTGTGGCTATTTGGTGAGTGGTCTTCAAGTTAAGCCCGGTAGCATACTGAACACTAAATTAACACACTCCTCTCCCTGTCACAAAGCACTGGTCCTGTTCATGCAGCATTTTAAAAGCCATTGAATTCATATTTGAGGAAAGTTGTTTTCTATTCCATCATCTATTCCAACTGGCCTATGGGATCAGTTTTAATTATTTACATATAGTTTGTTATAAAAGATTGTTgctcaaacaataaaacaggaacataAAAACCAGCAGACATGTTGGTTCAGCACATTAAAAGGTCAGACTGTAACAGAAATAGTATCTTCTTCACTAATTCATTCAGGTACAACTCAGCTGGGCATTTTTAGCATGTGGCATAAACCACCGACAGAGTATTTTCTGAAGGAATGCAAATCTTAGCAATGTGTTGAATTCTATAATTTCCCTccccatctttctctctctctctttatctcaggGCATGCTGATTGAGCGCACAGGGAGGAGAGTGATGTTCTGGATGGGTTATGGTCTAATGGCCGTCTGCTGGGTGTTTGCCACGGTCACACTCACTCTGAAGGTAACCCTCTTACCTTTGGATACTGACACTGATGTAGCCATGTGCGAAATAAGATGACACTATATGTAATGTGCAGGTTTGTTTCACTTGATaaaccaacaaaataaataaataaatacattcttaGCCTATTAGTTTCATGCCTTACAGACAGGTTTTGTACTGGCTGAAGACATCTGTTGCAGTGATATCTGCCATGATACAAATGCAGTGAAAGTGAACGGAAATGTATTTGTTGTTCtaacagcaataaaaaaaaagaaaaaaagaagtacaCGAATATAACTAATTGACCTCCcaagaacatttttttcaaagtacAAATCTACCACGTGTAAACTCGATAGATTCAATTCCATGGCCATGATTGTATTAGATGTGAATGCAGAAAATGAAGCCAACTTCAGCAGCACACTTGACTCATCATTCTTACAATGACCCACACATCCTCCAAGTTTGGTGTTCTATTTACagtattacacaattatcaaaacctCACATTCAAGGAGCAAAATATCTTCCCAGATTTGCACCACCATAAGCACAATATTAGCCTCACACTTTTTGtaaaacaatacacacagtgatttgcaaaacaataaacacacttATATTGGACAGAAgtatatcatgatgtcacttccttcaATTCCAAAGCACTGACTGTCAAATTACCACACCTATGAGCCAATTGGataaacacagccatcaggtTCGCAAACACATGATTGCTTAATTGTAGACACACCAAACAGTTTTAGGCACtataaaaatgcagcaggtgagttcccCTGTCTTCAACCAAAATGGAAGTagtcagaagaagaagtgtgAGGGTGAGAGGGGGAATCTAGTATTTTCTGTACTGTATTTCaattttttgactgttttttttttctttttactgtaaATTCACCAACCAATTCCAAAGGCCAATGCCGGAGACTGGTGAAAATAtaatgtttttctctctatatacccaaatcagtcaacatggcaacatggagaatcacaacaaaacatgtcccaGTTGTCATGCTAATACACGTGCATAACACTCagctcagcaaatatcagacaaacataCGATACTGTGTCCAGTTGAAGacaggtgaactcacctgctgcatttttatagtgcttaaacctgattgg
This window contains:
- the slc2a9l1 gene encoding solute carrier family 2 member 9, like 1, yielding HRLVLVHCFIKSNQDIMETLLQQLTRGDALLLIIILGVSGSFQQGYQTTELSSPSPYIQRFINSTLYERHGEIPSPKTVTMIWSLIVSLYALGGLCGAISVKYITGTLGRKRAMICSSCVGLVAAAFVLSSKYAKSFEMIIVARIVYGFTAGLSTSTHSMYLGEISPRKLRGIVTLSYSTFQSLGKLSGQLFGLSEILGREELWNFLLCVPTFFSVIQIVVLPFLPESPRYLFIEKGEDEACKKALQRLWGKGDYKMEMEEMLAEQAAINAAKPKTPLQLLKDRSVRWQLITMVTIYVCNLMSGMTAVSVFSFDIFLQAGIPKDMIRYVTLGLGLTEILTFVSCGMLIERTGRRVMFWMGYGLMAVCWVFATVTLTLKDSNYWVPYITPCLIFLFIIFFCGGPSGSTPTLINEIFIQSDRLAAFVLTGIQRWLLVALIGLVFPFIVSGLDSYCFVMFGCFALMGSAFTFFFLPETKGKTLLEISKEFRSINVCGKSISEDIVMDTKL